A portion of the Planctomycetota bacterium genome contains these proteins:
- a CDS encoding Gfo/Idh/MocA family oxidoreductase: MNLRKTSAGIVLLGLLAAGGAAQEAEPPLRLGMIGLDTSHVIAFTQLLNDPKNPHHVPGARVVCGFKGGSPDVEASRTRVDNFTRQLQEKFGVEIVDSIEALCRKVDAVLIMSVDGRPHLEQARAVFAAGKRLFIDKPLAGSLRDAREIARLARESNTPFFSASSLRFADSVARTRTDPALGKILGCDAFSPASREPHHPDLFWYGVHGVEILFSVLGPGCESVRRVETPEADFVVGRWKDGRVGTFRGLRKGHSGFGATVFGEKAVRSTLSPQAVAAWAREARKAGAAVDVPEIQDSYRNLVREIVAFFRTGRPPVPVEEMLEVLAFMEAADVSKSRGGAEVRLAELP, translated from the coding sequence ATGAATCTGAGAAAAACCTCCGCGGGGATCGTTCTTCTGGGCCTTCTGGCGGCGGGCGGGGCCGCCCAGGAGGCGGAGCCGCCGCTCCGGCTGGGGATGATCGGGCTGGACACTTCCCACGTGATCGCCTTCACCCAGCTCCTCAACGACCCCAAGAATCCCCATCACGTCCCCGGGGCGCGCGTCGTCTGCGGCTTCAAGGGCGGCAGTCCCGACGTCGAAGCCAGCCGCACCCGCGTGGACAACTTCACCCGCCAGCTCCAGGAGAAATTCGGGGTCGAAATCGTGGACTCGATCGAAGCGCTCTGCCGGAAGGTGGATGCCGTCCTGATCATGAGCGTGGACGGCCGGCCCCACCTCGAGCAGGCGCGGGCCGTCTTCGCGGCGGGGAAGCGCCTGTTCATCGACAAGCCGCTCGCCGGCAGCCTGCGGGACGCGCGGGAGATCGCGCGGCTGGCGCGGGAAAGCAATACGCCGTTCTTCTCGGCCTCCTCCCTCCGCTTCGCGGATTCCGTGGCGCGCACCCGGACCGACCCCGCTCTCGGAAAGATCCTGGGCTGCGACGCCTTCTCCCCCGCCTCGCGGGAACCCCACCACCCGGACCTCTTCTGGTACGGGGTGCACGGCGTGGAGATCCTCTTCTCGGTGCTCGGACCCGGATGCGAAAGCGTCCGGCGCGTCGAAACGCCGGAGGCCGATTTCGTCGTCGGCCGCTGGAAGGACGGGCGTGTCGGCACCTTCCGGGGCCTCCGCAAGGGGCACTCGGGATTCGGAGCCACGGTCTTCGGCGAGAAGGCGGTGCGCTCCACCCTTTCGCCCCAGGCGGTGGCCGCCTGGGCGCGCGAGGCCCGCAAAGCCGGCGCGGCGGTCGACGTCCCCGAGATTCAGGACAGCTACCGGAACCTCGTGCGCGAGATCGTGGCCTTCTTCAGGACCGGCCGCCCTCCGGTCCCGGTGGAGGAGATGCTCGAGGTGCTCGCCTTCATGGAGGCGGCCGACGTCTCCAAGAGCCGCGGGGGCGCGGAGGTCCGGCTGGCCGAGCTTCCGTGA
- the ggt gene encoding gamma-glutamyltransferase: protein MSARPISRRTFLAAGAAAGAAAGCAGPAESRARRGMAATSQKFASEAAVRVLREGGSAADAAVAAAAVLNVTEPMSTGLGGDMFALYYEAAPGKVTALNGSGRAPAALTLERLRREGLVPLPAHHAATVTVPGACAGWCDLLARYGRLPRARVLEPAIRWAEEGFPVAPWTAHAWQGAAAFMARSPGGRELLLPDGRAPAAGETFRNPGLARTLRAVAAGGKEAFYRGEIARAIARAVRAAGGFLSPEDLAEHESTWEEPLRTTYRGLTVWECPPNGQGIVALIALNLLEGFDLRGQDPLGTERTHLLIEALRMAFADARAYVADPAVEKVPSAELLSKDYAARRRRLIDPRRAAPEVAPGAPGAGSDTVYFCVVDGDGNACSFINSIYMGFGTGIVPNGWGFALQNRGHCFTLRPGHPNAPAPRKRPYHTIIPGMLTRPDGSLYAPFGVMGGFMQPQGHVQVVVGLVDDGLDPQPALDRPRFMVDPDGGPSRVRLEAGFHDAAAAALAERGHEVTAVGISGFARAVFGRGQVIRRDPDGTLVGGSDPRADGGVQAT, encoded by the coding sequence ATGAGCGCGCGGCCGATTTCCCGGAGGACCTTTCTGGCCGCCGGCGCGGCCGCGGGGGCCGCGGCGGGATGCGCGGGCCCGGCGGAGTCCCGCGCGCGGCGAGGCATGGCGGCCACCAGCCAGAAGTTCGCGTCCGAGGCCGCCGTCCGGGTCCTCCGCGAGGGAGGCTCCGCCGCCGACGCCGCCGTGGCCGCCGCCGCGGTGCTCAACGTGACCGAGCCCATGTCCACCGGCCTCGGCGGCGACATGTTCGCCCTCTACTACGAGGCCGCCCCGGGGAAGGTCACGGCGCTCAACGGATCGGGCCGCGCGCCCGCGGCGCTCACGCTGGAGCGCCTCCGCCGCGAAGGCCTCGTGCCCCTTCCGGCGCACCACGCCGCCACCGTGACCGTCCCGGGAGCCTGCGCGGGCTGGTGCGACCTTCTGGCCCGCTACGGCCGCCTGCCCCGGGCGCGCGTCCTCGAGCCGGCGATCCGGTGGGCGGAGGAAGGCTTCCCCGTGGCCCCCTGGACCGCCCACGCGTGGCAGGGCGCCGCCGCCTTTATGGCCCGCTCGCCCGGCGGCCGCGAGCTTCTCCTTCCGGACGGGCGCGCTCCGGCGGCCGGCGAAACCTTCCGCAACCCCGGACTCGCCCGGACCCTGCGGGCGGTCGCCGCCGGAGGCAAGGAGGCGTTCTATCGCGGCGAGATCGCCCGCGCGATCGCCCGGGCGGTCCGCGCGGCGGGCGGCTTTCTGAGTCCCGAGGATCTCGCCGAACACGAATCCACCTGGGAGGAGCCCCTTCGCACGACGTATCGCGGCCTGACCGTCTGGGAATGCCCGCCCAACGGGCAGGGGATCGTGGCGCTGATCGCGCTCAATCTTCTCGAAGGCTTCGATCTGCGCGGCCAGGATCCTCTCGGGACGGAACGCACGCACCTCCTGATCGAAGCGCTGCGCATGGCCTTCGCCGACGCGCGCGCCTACGTGGCCGATCCCGCCGTCGAGAAGGTGCCCTCCGCGGAGCTCCTTTCGAAGGATTACGCGGCGCGGCGCCGGCGGCTCATCGATCCCCGGCGCGCCGCCCCGGAGGTCGCCCCGGGCGCGCCCGGAGCGGGTTCCGACACGGTGTACTTCTGCGTCGTGGACGGGGACGGGAACGCCTGTTCCTTCATCAACTCGATCTACATGGGGTTCGGCACGGGCATCGTTCCGAACGGATGGGGGTTCGCCCTCCAGAACCGGGGCCACTGTTTCACGCTGCGTCCCGGGCACCCCAACGCGCCGGCGCCGCGCAAGCGGCCTTACCATACGATCATTCCCGGCATGTTGACCCGCCCGGACGGCTCGCTCTACGCGCCCTTCGGCGTCATGGGGGGCTTCATGCAGCCCCAGGGGCACGTCCAGGTGGTCGTGGGCCTCGTGGACGACGGCCTGGATCCTCAGCCCGCCCTGGATCGGCCGCGCTTCATGGTCGATCCGGACGGCGGCCCCAGCCGCGTGCGTCTGGAGGCCGGCTTTCACGACGCCGCGGCGGCCGCCCTTGCGGAGCGCGGCCATGAAGTGACCGCGGTGGGAATCTCCGGCTTCGCGCGCGCCGTCTTCGGCCGCGGCCAGGTGATCCGGCGGGATCCGGACGGGACGCTTGTCGGAGGCAGCGACCCGCGCGCCGACGGGGGAGTGCAGGCGACATGA
- a CDS encoding DinB family protein, whose product MNPENFRDALAGEFRRRVLEESLSRIGRCLDELTDEDLWLRPNEASNSVGNLLLHLAGNVRQWIVSGLGGAPDRRDRPAEFAARGPVPRADLRRDLETAVRRAVEVVERLPAAALFEPRTVQGFTETGLSILVHVIEHFSYHTGQIVYFTKARKAIDLGFYRGVDLTRRNSGPPAPPPRA is encoded by the coding sequence ATGAATCCGGAAAACTTTCGCGACGCCTTGGCGGGGGAGTTCCGCCGCCGGGTGCTCGAGGAGTCTCTTTCGCGCATCGGGCGCTGTCTGGACGAACTCACCGACGAGGACCTCTGGCTCCGTCCGAACGAGGCGAGCAACAGCGTCGGGAACCTGCTTCTTCATCTGGCCGGCAACGTGCGGCAGTGGATCGTGTCGGGGCTGGGCGGAGCTCCGGACCGGCGCGACCGGCCCGCGGAGTTCGCGGCTCGAGGGCCCGTTCCCAGGGCGGACCTCCGGCGGGATCTGGAGACGGCCGTCCGCCGGGCCGTGGAGGTCGTCGAGCGCCTGCCGGCGGCGGCGCTTTTCGAACCGCGCACCGTGCAGGGCTTCACGGAGACCGGTCTGTCGATTCTGGTTCACGTCATCGAACACTTCTCCTACCACACGGGGCAGATCGTCTACTTCACCAAGGCGCGCAAGGCGATCGATCTGGGCTTCTACCGCGGCGTGGATCTGACGCGCCGCAACTCCGGGCCCCCCGCGCCTCCGCCGCGCGCATAA
- a CDS encoding CHRD domain-containing protein encodes MRPERAWRAAALAVLAAAIPACHDDDDGGDGFGVLEEPVTVRSILSGAQENPPVATGGRGAASVTVRPGGAAMAFTLEVSALSNITAAHIHAGTPGVNGPILFTLSPGPFAGSLSGTLAASDLGATSGMTFAQAVQAIREGRTYVNVHTTQHPDGEIRGHLGPAVFQATLSGSEEVPPVSTGATGLATVTLNGEQTELAVTLEFSGLGSSPAAAHIHVGARGANGPIVFTLATAPLSSPVRRTLTAADLEPRPAQGIRSFEDAVDAILSGNAYVNVHSASNPGGEIRGQLAPR; translated from the coding sequence ATGCGGCCCGAACGCGCCTGGAGGGCGGCGGCCCTCGCGGTCCTTGCGGCGGCGATCCCCGCCTGCCACGACGACGATGACGGCGGGGACGGCTTCGGCGTTCTCGAGGAACCGGTCACCGTCCGATCGATTCTGTCCGGAGCTCAGGAGAACCCGCCGGTCGCCACCGGCGGCCGGGGCGCCGCCTCCGTGACGGTGCGGCCCGGCGGGGCGGCGATGGCCTTCACCCTCGAGGTCTCCGCGCTCAGCAACATCACGGCCGCGCACATCCACGCCGGGACCCCCGGAGTCAACGGACCAATCCTCTTCACCCTCTCGCCCGGTCCGTTCGCCGGTTCCCTCTCGGGCACGCTCGCCGCTTCCGACCTCGGCGCGACCTCCGGAATGACCTTTGCGCAGGCCGTTCAGGCGATTCGCGAGGGGCGCACCTACGTGAACGTCCACACGACGCAACACCCCGACGGCGAGATTCGCGGCCATCTCGGGCCGGCCGTGTTCCAGGCGACGCTGTCGGGTTCCGAGGAAGTGCCCCCCGTTTCCACGGGGGCGACCGGCCTGGCGACCGTGACCCTGAACGGGGAACAAACGGAGTTGGCCGTGACGCTCGAATTTTCGGGGCTGGGCAGCTCCCCCGCGGCGGCTCATATCCATGTCGGCGCGCGGGGAGCCAACGGGCCGATCGTCTTCACCCTGGCGACCGCGCCGCTGAGCAGCCCCGTCCGCCGCACGCTGACCGCGGCCGACCTCGAGCCCCGGCCCGCGCAGGGGATCCGGTCCTTCGAGGACGCCGTGGACGCGATCCTGAGCGGGAACGCCTACGTGAACGTGCACTCGGCGTCGAATCCGGGCGGGGAGATCCGAGGGCAGCTCGCGCCGCGATGA